The following proteins are encoded in a genomic region of Candidatus Leptovillus gracilis:
- the ftsH gene encoding ATP-dependent zinc metalloprotease FtsH gives MDDQSNDSRPTIPTWVWILGIFAIILGLQLWISGRFNGPEQVSIQEVMTAVQTGKVKAMSVTGDRIEVEMQDGSIVSTTKHSRDSLAETFAYYGVTPEQLATVNLKVNDQTAWNNLLTIVISIGPVLLLIWIFSRGFRQMQGGGGGNNIFGFGRSRAKNLNDANRPTVTFDDVAGVEESKQELAEVVQFLREPEKFVQVGARIPKGVLMVGPPGTGKTLLARAVAGEAGVPFFHISGSEFVEMFVGVGASRVRDLFDKAKQSAPSIVFVDEIDAVGRQRGAGLGGGHDEREQTLNQILVEMDGFDNETNVIVMAATNRADILDPALLRPGRFDRKVFVDLPDVKGREMILRVHSRGKPVSSEVSFKDVSRLTAGFSGADLENLMNEAAIFAARRNKRTIGLLEFQDAFDRVVMGPERKSRVMSEEDKETVAYHEAGHAVVSFYLAHTDPVQKITIVPRGRAGGYVMPLPEDRFVLSQEYFLDQITMALGGRAAEEVFFDRITTGASSDLQQATRMARAMVMDYGMSDVLGLPTYGSGNANPFLGREMSYFSGGRDYSEEAAKAIDDEVKRILEESYTRSLEIVRSNYDRMVQLADALMKVETLDRTDFEKLMNAPIVSNGQASYASSENGQTANGKLDKEALAESSLPDLPADLDVAA, from the coding sequence ATGGATGATCAATCAAATGATTCACGGCCGACAATTCCTACCTGGGTCTGGATATTGGGCATTTTTGCCATCATCCTCGGCTTGCAGCTGTGGATAAGCGGCCGTTTTAATGGCCCGGAACAGGTGAGCATACAAGAAGTGATGACGGCCGTGCAGACCGGTAAAGTAAAGGCCATGTCCGTCACTGGCGACCGCATCGAAGTCGAGATGCAAGATGGCAGCATTGTCAGCACCACCAAACATTCCCGTGACAGCCTGGCCGAAACCTTTGCCTATTACGGCGTAACCCCTGAACAACTGGCTACTGTCAACCTGAAAGTCAACGACCAGACGGCCTGGAACAATTTGCTAACCATTGTTATTTCGATTGGCCCTGTCCTTCTGCTTATCTGGATTTTCAGCCGGGGTTTCCGGCAGATGCAGGGCGGCGGCGGCGGCAACAATATCTTTGGTTTTGGCCGCAGCCGCGCCAAAAACCTCAACGACGCCAATCGCCCCACCGTCACCTTCGACGACGTGGCCGGTGTGGAAGAATCTAAACAAGAACTGGCCGAAGTGGTTCAGTTCTTGCGCGAACCGGAGAAATTTGTCCAGGTTGGCGCTCGTATTCCCAAAGGTGTGTTGATGGTTGGCCCGCCCGGAACCGGTAAGACTTTGCTGGCTCGCGCCGTCGCCGGCGAAGCTGGCGTGCCCTTCTTCCACATTTCTGGCTCCGAATTTGTGGAAATGTTTGTTGGTGTGGGCGCCAGCCGGGTGCGCGACCTGTTCGATAAAGCCAAACAATCGGCGCCATCCATCGTCTTTGTGGACGAAATTGACGCCGTTGGGCGGCAGCGCGGCGCTGGATTGGGCGGCGGCCACGATGAGCGTGAGCAAACTCTCAACCAGATTTTGGTGGAAATGGACGGTTTCGACAACGAGACCAACGTTATCGTCATGGCGGCGACCAATCGCGCCGACATTTTGGACCCGGCGCTGCTGCGCCCTGGCCGCTTCGACCGTAAGGTGTTTGTAGACCTGCCAGACGTGAAGGGGCGCGAAATGATCTTGCGTGTCCATTCGCGCGGCAAGCCCGTTTCCAGCGAAGTCAGCTTCAAAGATGTGTCTCGCCTGACGGCCGGATTCTCCGGCGCAGACCTGGAAAACCTGATGAACGAGGCGGCTATCTTTGCGGCGCGGCGCAACAAGCGCACCATTGGTCTGCTGGAGTTTCAGGATGCCTTCGACAGGGTGGTGATGGGGCCGGAGCGTAAGAGCCGGGTGATGAGCGAAGAGGACAAAGAAACGGTGGCCTATCATGAAGCGGGTCATGCGGTGGTTAGTTTCTATCTGGCTCATACAGACCCAGTGCAGAAGATTACAATTGTGCCGCGCGGCCGGGCCGGTGGCTACGTTATGCCGCTGCCGGAAGACCGCTTTGTGCTTAGCCAGGAATACTTCCTGGACCAGATTACGATGGCCCTGGGTGGCCGGGCGGCCGAAGAAGTCTTTTTTGACCGCATTACTACCGGCGCTTCGTCGGATTTGCAGCAGGCCACGCGCATGGCGCGGGCGATGGTGATGGACTATGGCATGTCCGACGTGTTGGGCCTGCCGACTTATGGCAGCGGGAATGCCAATCCCTTTTTAGGCCGAGAGATGTCTTACTTTAGCGGCGGCCGGGATTACAGTGAAGAAGCGGCCAAAGCCATTGACGATGAAGTGAAGCGCATTCTGGAAGAGAGCTATACCCGGTCGCTGGAAATTGTGCGCAGCAACTATGACCGCATGGTGCAGTTGGCCGACGCTCTGATGAAGGTGGAGACTTTAGACCGCACCGACTTTGAGAAATTGATGAACGCGCCGATTGTCTCCAATGGCCAGGCTTCATACGCCAGCTCTGAGAACGGCCAGACGGCCAATGGTAAGCTGGATAAAGAAGCGTTGGCGGAGAGCAGCCTGCCCGATTTGCCTGCCGACCTGGACGTGGCTGCCTAA
- a CDS encoding enoyl-CoA hydratase/isomerase family protein: MDELLIYQAVGSVLWLTLNRPESHNALNPALITGLTAVFRSLRHQPEIRVVVLTGSGRSFCAGADLAFMRAAADYTFAENVADGEAIFDLMQAVDNCPQPVVGRINGAAIGGGVGLVACCDSVVAVERARFAFSETRLGIVPAVISPFVLAKIGVGSGRELFLTGERFTAERARQIGLVQHVVAEEELDTAVADRVNNLLQAAPGAQAAAKELIRTVAQQPHTAVRDYTAHLIAERRASDEGREGMSAFLQKRRPSWQSDSQDA; encoded by the coding sequence ATGGATGAGTTACTGATTTATCAGGCGGTGGGGTCGGTGTTGTGGCTGACGTTGAATCGGCCGGAGAGCCATAATGCGTTGAATCCGGCGTTGATTACGGGGTTAACGGCCGTTTTCCGCTCTCTACGCCATCAACCAGAAATCCGCGTGGTGGTGCTGACGGGCAGCGGCCGTTCCTTCTGCGCCGGCGCCGACCTGGCCTTTATGCGCGCCGCCGCCGATTACACCTTCGCCGAAAATGTGGCCGATGGCGAAGCGATTTTCGATTTGATGCAGGCGGTAGATAACTGCCCGCAGCCGGTGGTGGGGCGTATCAATGGCGCGGCCATTGGCGGCGGGGTGGGGCTGGTGGCCTGCTGCGATAGTGTGGTGGCGGTGGAACGGGCGCGGTTTGCCTTTAGCGAGACGCGGTTGGGCATTGTGCCGGCCGTCATCTCTCCCTTTGTGCTGGCGAAAATTGGCGTGGGCAGCGGCCGTGAGCTGTTCCTGACCGGCGAGCGTTTTACCGCTGAACGGGCGCGGCAAATTGGCCTGGTGCAGCATGTGGTGGCCGAGGAAGAGCTAGACACGGCCGTCGCCGACCGGGTGAACAACCTGCTGCAAGCCGCGCCCGGTGCGCAAGCTGCCGCCAAAGAACTCATTCGCACCGTAGCCCAGCAGCCACACACGGCCGTGCGCGATTACACCGCCCACCTCATCGCCGAACGCCGCGCCAGCGACGAAGGGCGCGAAGGCATGAGCGCCTTTCTGCAAAAACGCCGCCCGTCCTGGCAGTCTGATTCTCAGGATGCGTAA
- a CDS encoding AAC(3) family N-acetyltransferase: MGELEAIQKASYPITRQILAEDLRSLGVKRGMTLLVHSSLSALGWVNGGPVAVIQALMDALTPEGTLVMPTHSGDLSDPAQWQNPPVPYNWQATIRDTMPGYDPDLTPTRGMGRIPELFRTWPDVRRSDHPQVSFAAWGQEAAFVTEGHKLKNSLGDSSPLARVYDLEGYVLLLGVGYGNNTSFHLAEYRVPNPPMVTQGTPVLENGRRLWKTYTDVDFNDDPFATIGHDFEQVHPVAVGLVGLATCRLFSQPDAVDFAVKWLTDFRRQL; the protein is encoded by the coding sequence ATGGGTGAATTAGAAGCCATTCAGAAAGCGTCTTATCCAATCACCCGGCAAATTTTGGCCGAAGATTTACGCTCGTTAGGGGTCAAGCGAGGCATGACCCTGCTGGTTCACTCGTCGTTGAGCGCGTTGGGCTGGGTGAACGGCGGGCCGGTGGCCGTGATTCAGGCATTGATGGATGCGCTGACGCCCGAAGGTACGCTGGTGATGCCCACCCATTCCGGCGATTTGTCCGACCCGGCGCAGTGGCAGAATCCGCCGGTCCCTTACAACTGGCAGGCGACCATCCGGGATACCATGCCCGGCTACGATCCCGATCTGACGCCGACGCGGGGCATGGGGCGCATCCCCGAACTATTCCGCACCTGGCCCGATGTGCGGCGCAGCGACCATCCACAGGTGTCGTTTGCCGCCTGGGGCCAAGAAGCGGCGTTTGTCACCGAAGGCCACAAGCTAAAAAACAGCCTGGGCGATTCGTCGCCGCTGGCGCGGGTGTACGACCTGGAAGGATACGTGCTGCTGTTGGGCGTGGGGTATGGCAATAATACATCGTTCCACCTGGCCGAATACCGCGTGCCCAACCCGCCGATGGTGACGCAGGGCACGCCGGTGCTGGAAAACGGCCGTCGCCTCTGGAAAACCTACACCGACGTGGATTTCAACGATGACCCCTTCGCCACCATCGGCCATGATTTTGAGCAAGTCCATCCGGTGGCTGTGGGATTGGTTGGCCTGGCTACCTGCCGCCTGTTTTCTCAGCCCGACGCGGTAGATTTTGCCGTGAAGTGGCTGACAGACTTTCGGCGGCAACTTTAG
- a CDS encoding ATP-grasp domain-containing protein, producing MFNKILVANRGEIARRIFVACRELGVVSVAVYSDADRDAAWARAADESYHLPGVTAAETYLRQTAVLDIAQACGAEAIHPGYGFLSENADFAAACAERGITFIGPGPAAMRLMGSKAAARELAQQAGVPVVPGVDGAGQSPAELAAAAAAIGYPVLIKASAGGGGKGMRVVESAAEFAGAVQAARSESQSAFGSDHILLEKYFTEVHHVEIQVLGDLHGSLLHLFERECSVQRRHQKIIEESPSPIVQRFEAQGLELRRRMAEAAVALAKQAGYVSAGTVEFMVDAHGGFYFLEMNTRLQVEHPVTEMVTGLDLAAWQIRIAAGEALPFDQTAVQQRGHALECRIYAEDPARHFLPSIGQISYYQRPSGPGVRVDDGIETGARVTPFYDPMLAKIITYGNDRPEALRKMARALRETAVLGVTTNIPYLLAILAEPHFQQGLTSTGYLQDHMAHWQTQSDPTEAERLAIAVLEMLHSGGKSGGQTAVNGETAVQPDPWNEVGAWRNVS from the coding sequence ATGTTCAACAAAATCCTGGTAGCAAATCGGGGCGAGATTGCCCGGCGTATTTTTGTGGCCTGTCGGGAGTTAGGGGTGGTCTCGGTGGCTGTGTATTCAGATGCGGACCGAGACGCAGCCTGGGCGCGGGCGGCCGACGAGAGCTACCATCTGCCGGGCGTGACAGCGGCGGAGACGTATTTGCGGCAAACGGCCGTGCTAGACATCGCCCAGGCGTGCGGCGCTGAGGCCATCCATCCCGGCTACGGCTTCCTCAGCGAAAACGCCGATTTCGCCGCTGCCTGCGCCGAACGGGGCATCACCTTCATCGGCCCTGGTCCGGCGGCGATGCGGTTGATGGGCAGCAAGGCGGCAGCGCGCGAGCTGGCGCAGCAGGCGGGCGTGCCCGTCGTGCCCGGCGTGGATGGCGCAGGCCAATCGCCGGCCGAATTGGCGGCAGCGGCAGCGGCCATCGGCTACCCGGTGTTGATTAAGGCCAGCGCCGGCGGCGGCGGCAAAGGAATGCGCGTTGTCGAGTCGGCGGCCGAGTTTGCCGGCGCGGTCCAGGCGGCGCGCAGCGAGTCGCAGTCGGCCTTTGGCAGCGACCATATTTTGCTGGAGAAGTATTTTACCGAAGTCCACCACGTGGAAATCCAGGTCTTGGGCGATTTGCACGGCAGCCTGCTGCATCTGTTCGAGCGTGAATGTTCGGTGCAGCGCCGCCATCAGAAGATCATCGAAGAAAGCCCATCGCCCATTGTGCAGCGCTTTGAGGCGCAGGGCCTGGAACTGCGGCGGCGTATGGCCGAAGCAGCCGTTGCCCTGGCAAAGCAGGCGGGTTACGTCAGCGCCGGGACGGTGGAGTTTATGGTGGATGCGCACGGCGGCTTTTACTTTTTGGAGATGAACACCCGCTTGCAGGTGGAGCATCCGGTTACAGAAATGGTGACGGGGTTGGATTTGGCGGCGTGGCAGATTCGCATCGCCGCCGGGGAGGCGCTGCCGTTTGATCAGACGGCCGTGCAGCAGCGCGGCCATGCCCTGGAGTGCCGTATCTACGCCGAAGACCCGGCGCGTCATTTCCTGCCGTCTATTGGGCAGATCAGCTATTATCAACGGCCGTCTGGTCCTGGCGTGCGGGTAGATGATGGCATCGAGACCGGTGCGCGGGTGACGCCATTTTATGACCCGATGCTGGCAAAAATTATCACCTATGGCAATGACCGGCCAGAGGCGCTGCGCAAGATGGCGCGGGCGCTGCGGGAAACGGCCGTGTTGGGCGTGACAACCAATATCCCCTACCTGTTGGCGATTTTGGCCGAACCGCATTTTCAGCAGGGGCTAACCAGCACCGGCTATTTGCAAGACCACATGGCTCATTGGCAGACCCAGTCTGACCCAACAGAAGCTGAACGATTGGCGATTGCCGTGTTGGAGATGCTGCACAGCGGTGGCAAAAGTGGGGGACAAACGGCCGTTAATGGCGAAACGGCCGTGCAGCCCGACCCCTGGAATGAAGTGGGCGCGTGGCGCAATGTCTCATAA
- the add gene encoding adenosine deaminase has protein sequence MGVDSQQTTKTMNHSNFIRNLPKAEIHIHLEGAIQPETVLKLAEGHAMLPKLPSTDVAELKKWFCFADFSHFVVVYMTIQDLLRSAEDFSLVVYENGADMAAQNIRYRELTITPYTHTDFQAKLPIEALLAGLEDGRIRAQRDYGVEMRWVFDVPRNLSFPQRDGRTYDPRPAEKTLAYALQGRDFGVVGFGLGGHEVNAPPEPFAHAFAAAKAAGLLSVPHAGETMGPGSVWGAIRELQADRIGHGVRAIEDPDLLAYLRERQIPLEINPSSNTCLHVYPNMAAHPFRQLDEMGLLVTINSDDPPLFNTNLLQEYAILAETFGYDETALTRIARNAFVASGVEADVKETLLAEFDNK, from the coding sequence TTGGGAGTTGATAGTCAACAAACCACCAAAACGATGAACCACTCCAATTTCATCCGCAATCTGCCCAAAGCAGAAATACATATCCACCTGGAAGGGGCTATTCAGCCAGAAACGGTGCTGAAGTTGGCCGAGGGCCACGCCATGCTGCCCAAACTGCCCAGCACCGACGTGGCCGAACTCAAAAAATGGTTCTGTTTCGCCGATTTTTCCCATTTTGTCGTCGTGTATATGACGATTCAAGATTTGCTGCGCTCGGCGGAAGATTTTTCGTTGGTTGTCTATGAAAACGGCGCGGATATGGCCGCGCAAAATATTCGCTACCGCGAACTGACCATCACCCCCTATACCCACACCGATTTTCAAGCCAAGCTGCCGATTGAGGCGTTGTTGGCTGGATTGGAAGACGGCCGTATCCGCGCCCAACGTGACTATGGCGTAGAGATGCGCTGGGTCTTCGACGTGCCACGCAACCTCAGCTTCCCCCAGCGCGACGGACGAACCTACGATCCGCGCCCGGCCGAAAAAACCCTGGCCTATGCCCTGCAAGGGCGCGACTTTGGCGTTGTCGGTTTTGGTCTGGGCGGCCATGAAGTAAACGCGCCGCCCGAACCCTTCGCCCACGCCTTCGCCGCTGCCAAAGCGGCCGGGCTGCTCAGCGTGCCCCACGCCGGCGAGACCATGGGACCAGGCAGCGTATGGGGCGCGATACGTGAACTGCAAGCCGACCGTATCGGCCACGGCGTGCGGGCCATTGAAGACCCCGACCTGCTGGCCTACCTGCGCGAACGGCAAATCCCGCTGGAAATCAACCCCAGCAGCAATACCTGCCTGCACGTCTACCCGAATATGGCCGCCCACCCCTTCCGCCAGCTAGACGAAATGGGGCTGCTGGTCACCATCAACAGCGATGACCCACCTTTGTTTAATACCAACCTGCTGCAAGAATATGCCATCCTGGCCGAGACCTTCGGCTACGACGAAACCGCGTTAACACGCATCGCCCGCAACGCTTTTGTGGCGTCTGGCGTAGAAGCCGACGTGAAGGAAACGCTGCTGGCGGAATTTGACAACAAATGA
- the rsmA gene encoding ribosomal RNA small subunit methyltransferase A: MHPKELLDRYQIEPKKSLGQNFLFDENVLRRIVTAAELQPTDAVLEIGPGLGALTRLLAQTAVSVTAVELDGRLLPILREELAHFPNVHLIHGDILEQDPAQLFARPYKVVANVPYYITGAILRHLLSAAHKPTSMVLTVQKEVADRITAVPPNMSLLAVSAQVYGPVQQVATLKAGAFWPRPDVDSAVIRLDIRHTPAHEEAFFRVVRAGFSQKRKQLHNNLGQLGLKKADIDTILAAANIDGRRRAETLTLDEWQRAAELIVGS; this comes from the coding sequence ATGCACCCAAAAGAGTTACTCGACCGCTACCAGATAGAGCCGAAGAAAAGCCTGGGGCAAAACTTTCTCTTTGACGAGAACGTGTTGAGGCGCATTGTGACCGCGGCCGAACTGCAACCGACCGACGCCGTGCTGGAAATTGGGCCGGGGTTGGGGGCGCTGACGCGGCTGTTGGCGCAAACGGCCGTCTCCGTCACCGCTGTGGAGTTAGACGGACGTCTCCTCCCCATCTTGCGCGAAGAACTGGCCCACTTCCCCAATGTCCACCTTATTCACGGCGACATTCTGGAGCAGGACCCCGCCCAACTGTTTGCCCGGCCGTACAAAGTAGTCGCCAACGTGCCCTACTACATCACCGGCGCGATTTTGCGCCACCTGCTCAGCGCCGCGCACAAACCCACCAGCATGGTGCTGACGGTGCAAAAAGAGGTGGCCGACCGGATAACGGCCGTGCCGCCCAACATGAGCCTTTTAGCCGTCAGCGCCCAGGTGTACGGACCGGTGCAGCAGGTTGCCACGCTGAAAGCGGGCGCCTTTTGGCCGCGCCCAGACGTAGATTCGGCCGTCATTCGCCTGGATATTCGCCACACCCCGGCCCACGAAGAGGCATTCTTCCGCGTCGTCCGCGCCGGGTTCAGCCAGAAACGGAAACAACTCCACAACAACCTGGGCCAATTAGGGCTTAAAAAAGCGGATATTGATACAATCCTGGCAGCGGCAAATATAGACGGCCGTCGCCGCGCCGAAACCCTGACCCTGGACGAATGGCAAAGGGCAGCGGAGTTGATAGTCGGGAGTTGA
- a CDS encoding S8 family serine peptidase, with amino-acid sequence MMKAVKWIFVLSLIMIVLLVSQGSFALPAGQTAAQVGLDEDEQAALAQWGSTVDPTVAALLDETAVTDPTILSTLDEVVLGYDKATGQYLDDPTITRYTDAQVWPDDEKAPPDASFIRFGANNLLAVTPGLATDLQQRLLTADAPSEYLALQFTYPVDLILKEQLSAQGVVFGDPLNSLSFYAKIPAAAVTAVTNAITQGKINFVGQVPPAYQISEGLQTQLNALDAPETAVPITVQLFEAPTETQLAEFAKLMTIERRSDGAMFLIEGWIPANLVYTLAANTAVQMVHEHIVNESGSAETPPQPIAPTGVPANLEGNLATGGDILKLNTYDGTGINVMIMDSGIAHQGSTYHPDLPLSRITDQYAWYPLPVSTDAAAIDSHGTHVAGSIGGSGNGTSGQSWQGIAPGVNLLIYRLCCNVPGGTGYFNADFQASLVRGAANNGHVSNNSWGGGNGTYAVSSQLADRAVRGEFGSQFMNMVIITHNDNALSRSPGTAKNALTVGAVKDGNWPNENVTTCGGVGDDNFPPGERICFSNFGPIDVDGDGFTRVKPDIMAPGVRTHSAVGWYFYGDNRQYDTWNGTSMAAPQVTGGVAQFLDAYPGYLSWPEVVKAVFIASATNVGGVDVARYGRGMVNTYHAVYDQTGISDTSRWTGSLAATGNANNHNFTVPAGFSEVRVVLTWADPVAGANNDDVINDLDLRVYDANNVLRGSSITVDDTVEYVKITTGTPGTWRIEARAFSLASSQAYGLASVVVMQPANLSLTSSLTPNIGTFADNTFYLYTTISNSGFAAPGSYVRLQLPSTTLFTVEGARIYTRDGRSHYYDDAELHNDGGGSFWRVAVGESIANHPRLVRWFIRYNGATCSASRTFNAAAFFRDNGGLGSGGSSSVTFTKALCNYLPMLRK; translated from the coding sequence ATGATGAAAGCGGTAAAATGGATTTTTGTTCTGAGTTTGATCATGATCGTCTTGTTGGTTTCTCAGGGCAGTTTTGCGCTGCCGGCCGGACAAACGGCGGCACAGGTGGGTCTGGACGAGGATGAGCAGGCCGCCCTGGCGCAGTGGGGCAGTACGGTTGATCCCACCGTGGCGGCGCTGCTGGACGAAACGGCCGTCACTGACCCAACCATCCTCAGCACCCTCGACGAAGTTGTACTGGGTTATGATAAAGCCACCGGCCAATACCTCGACGATCCCACCATCACCCGCTACACAGATGCCCAGGTCTGGCCGGACGACGAAAAAGCGCCGCCAGACGCCAGCTTTATTCGCTTTGGGGCCAACAACTTGTTGGCAGTCACGCCAGGTTTGGCGACCGATTTGCAGCAGCGCCTGCTGACGGCTGACGCCCCATCTGAATACCTGGCCTTGCAGTTCACCTATCCGGTGGACCTGATTCTGAAAGAACAGCTCAGCGCCCAGGGTGTTGTTTTTGGCGACCCGCTGAACAGTTTATCTTTCTACGCCAAAATTCCGGCGGCGGCGGTAACGGCCGTTACCAACGCCATCACCCAGGGCAAAATCAACTTTGTCGGGCAGGTCCCACCCGCTTATCAGATCAGCGAAGGGCTGCAAACACAGCTCAACGCCCTCGACGCCCCGGAAACGGCCGTGCCCATCACCGTACAGCTATTTGAAGCCCCCACCGAAACCCAATTGGCCGAATTCGCCAAACTGATGACCATCGAGCGCCGCTCTGACGGGGCCATGTTCTTGATCGAAGGCTGGATACCGGCCAATCTGGTCTATACGTTGGCGGCGAATACGGCCGTGCAAATGGTCCACGAGCATATCGTCAACGAATCCGGTTCGGCGGAAACGCCGCCACAGCCCATCGCGCCTACCGGCGTGCCCGCTAACCTGGAAGGCAACCTGGCCACCGGCGGCGACATCCTCAAACTCAACACCTACGATGGAACCGGCATCAACGTCATGATCATGGATTCTGGTATTGCCCACCAGGGCAGCACCTACCACCCCGACCTGCCCCTCAGTCGTATCACCGACCAATATGCCTGGTATCCGCTGCCCGTTAGCACAGACGCGGCAGCCATAGACAGCCACGGAACCCACGTTGCCGGCAGCATCGGCGGCAGCGGCAACGGCACAAGCGGGCAATCCTGGCAGGGCATTGCCCCTGGCGTCAACTTGCTCATTTACCGTTTGTGCTGCAACGTGCCCGGCGGCACTGGCTATTTCAACGCCGACTTTCAGGCATCTTTGGTGCGTGGGGCAGCCAACAACGGCCATGTTTCCAACAACAGTTGGGGCGGCGGCAACGGCACCTACGCCGTCAGTTCGCAGTTGGCTGACCGGGCGGTGCGCGGCGAATTTGGCAGCCAGTTTATGAACATGGTCATCATCACCCACAACGACAATGCCTTGTCGCGCAGCCCGGGCACGGCCAAAAACGCCCTCACCGTGGGCGCAGTGAAGGATGGCAACTGGCCCAACGAAAATGTTACCACCTGTGGCGGCGTGGGCGACGACAACTTCCCGCCCGGCGAACGCATCTGCTTCAGTAACTTTGGCCCCATAGACGTGGATGGCGATGGGTTTACGCGGGTAAAGCCGGACATCATGGCCCCCGGCGTGCGTACCCATTCGGCTGTAGGCTGGTATTTTTATGGCGACAACCGCCAGTACGACACCTGGAACGGCACCAGTATGGCCGCGCCGCAAGTGACCGGCGGCGTGGCCCAATTCCTGGATGCTTATCCGGGTTATCTTAGCTGGCCGGAAGTAGTCAAAGCGGTCTTCATTGCTTCAGCCACCAATGTGGGCGGGGTGGATGTTGCCCGCTACGGCCGTGGTATGGTGAACACCTACCACGCCGTCTACGACCAAACCGGGATTAGCGACACCAGCCGCTGGACCGGCTCCCTGGCGGCTACCGGCAATGCCAATAACCATAACTTCACGGTTCCGGCTGGTTTCTCAGAAGTTCGGGTTGTCCTAACCTGGGCGGATCCGGTAGCCGGAGCCAACAACGACGACGTAATCAACGACCTGGATTTGCGCGTCTACGACGCCAACAATGTCCTTCGCGGCTCATCCATCACGGTGGATGACACGGTGGAGTATGTAAAAATTACCACCGGGACTCCGGGGACGTGGCGCATCGAAGCCCGCGCCTTTTCCCTGGCATCGTCGCAGGCGTATGGTCTGGCCTCCGTGGTGGTAATGCAGCCGGCAAATTTGTCGCTGACTTCTTCGTTGACGCCGAATATCGGCACGTTTGCCGACAATACGTTCTATCTTTACACAACCATCAGCAACAGTGGTTTTGCTGCGCCGGGCAGCTATGTGCGTTTGCAACTGCCGTCTACTACTCTGTTTACGGTGGAAGGGGCGCGCATTTATACCCGCGACGGCCGTTCCCATTATTACGACGACGCCGAACTGCACAACGATGGCGGCGGTTCTTTCTGGCGTGTGGCGGTCGGCGAGAGCATCGCCAATCATCCTCGCCTGGTGCGCTGGTTCATTCGTTACAATGGCGCCACCTGTTCCGCCAGCCGAACATTTAACGCGGCGGCCTTTTTCCGTGACAATGGGGGTCTTGGCTCTGGTGGCAGCAGCAGCGTGACCTTTACCAAAGCACTCTGCAACTACCTGCCCATGCTCAGAAAATAA
- a CDS encoding J domain-containing protein, with amino-acid sequence MKVQDYYQTLGVNKNADDKAIKKAYRKLAREFHPDMNPGDKAAEERFKLINEAYEVLGDADKRQKYDQFGAQWQQYERAGGRPEDFNWSQWAAPGGQGSTRTVSPEELAQMFGSGGGGFSDFFETLFGGAGRGSAGGFDFSSFGGGQTGQPRPRQGRNTEHTIQVTLEEAFHGTTRTLQWDDGRSIQAKIPRGVDNGSRIRLSGQGGSGQAGGRAGDLYLIVEMQPHATFQRDGDDLMVELPVDVYTAVLGGKAEVRTLDKSVNLTIPPETSTGKVFRLAGLGMPNLRQPDKRGNLYATVSITLPQKLTDREKELFAELRALRTAFKES; translated from the coding sequence ATGAAAGTACAGGATTATTATCAGACGCTGGGCGTGAACAAAAACGCCGACGACAAGGCCATCAAAAAAGCATATCGCAAGCTGGCGCGGGAATTTCACCCGGACATGAATCCAGGTGACAAAGCGGCCGAAGAGCGCTTCAAATTGATCAACGAAGCATACGAAGTGCTGGGCGACGCCGACAAGCGGCAAAAGTATGACCAGTTCGGCGCGCAGTGGCAGCAGTACGAACGCGCCGGCGGCCGACCGGAAGATTTCAATTGGTCGCAATGGGCGGCGCCCGGCGGGCAAGGCAGCACACGCACTGTCAGCCCAGAGGAGCTTGCCCAGATGTTTGGCAGCGGCGGTGGGGGTTTCTCCGATTTCTTCGAGACCTTGTTTGGCGGCGCGGGACGGGGGTCGGCCGGTGGTTTTGACTTTAGCAGCTTTGGCGGTGGGCAGACAGGCCAGCCGCGGCCGCGCCAGGGACGCAACACCGAACACACCATCCAGGTGACGTTGGAAGAGGCGTTTCACGGCACAACACGGACGCTGCAATGGGACGACGGCCGTTCCATTCAGGCCAAAATCCCGCGCGGCGTAGACAATGGGTCACGCATCCGGCTCAGCGGCCAGGGGGGCAGCGGCCAGGCCGGCGGCCGCGCCGGCGACCTGTACCTGATCGTGGAGATGCAGCCCCACGCCACGTTCCAACGTGACGGGGATGACCTGATGGTTGAGCTGCCGGTGGATGTGTATACGGCCGTACTCGGCGGCAAGGCAGAGGTGCGCACCCTGGACAAAAGCGTCAACCTGACCATCCCGCCGGAGACGAGCACCGGCAAGGTTTTCCGCCTAGCCGGGCTGGGCATGCCCAACCTGCGGCAGCCGGACAAACGGGGCAATTTGTACGCCACCGTGTCTATCACACTGCCACAAAAATTGACGGATCGGGAAAAGGAGTTGTTCGCTGAACTGCGGGCGCTGCGGACAGCATTTAAGGAGAGTTAG